A single genomic interval of Heterodontus francisci isolate sHetFra1 chromosome 45, sHetFra1.hap1, whole genome shotgun sequence harbors:
- the LOC137356335 gene encoding histone H2B 7-like produces MVDEKKTAAPSKKGAKKVLKKAPVKGSKKRRRSRKESYSIYVYKVMKQVHPDTGISSKAMSIMNSFVNDIFERIAREASRLAHYNKRRTISSREIQTAVRLLLPGELAKHAVSEGTKAVTKYTSSK; encoded by the coding sequence ATGGTTGACGAGAAGaaaactgcagcaccttccaagaagggtgccaagaaagttctgaagaaggcgccagtgaagggcagcaagaaacggagaagatccaggaaagaaagttactccatctacgtgtacaaagtgatgaagcaggttcaccctgacaccggcatctcctccaaggccatgagcatcatgaattcgtttgtgaatgatattttcgagcgaatcgcccgtgaggcttcccgcctggcccattacaacaaacgcaggacgatcagctcccgggagatccagaccgccgtgcgcctgctgctgcccggggagctggccaaacacgccgtgtcggaaggtacaaaggcggtcaccaagtacaccagctccaagtaa